A region of the Lepisosteus oculatus isolate fLepOcu1 chromosome 26, fLepOcu1.hap2, whole genome shotgun sequence genome:
ATCTGTTCCATTATGTAGTCTTGTGTTTTTGGGACACGCTCATAAAACACATCCGAAGTGTGACTAGGAGACATGCAAACCACTGATCAGCTGACAAACCATATTTGAACATGCACGGTTCAAATGTTGAGCTGTTTAGTTCTACTTCGTGATACACCTGGACATCCATGAGATACGAGAGTGATTGAATCATGCTGTGGgattacattatttaaaacgTCAGGCTCCCCGCATGTGGTATaaaacccgaagaaggctccacagccgaaacgttgtgtttcgtttcttctctttttagcctggaataaacctatggcTCCTAAAAGACTGTATAACCCataattaaaatagaaacatataataataataataataataataataataataataataataataataataataataataataacctttGCGCTGAGCCGGACAATCTGGTGCATTTTGTCTTCATCGTCTAACAGATCCCGGAGCTCACTGGTGCCGAGAACCAGAAACCCGTCAGGGTTCGAGTTCTGCTCCCGTGTGCCGCGCGACATAGTGCTCCTGGACGGGTGGGTCAGATGATCCGGCGGGCTAGTCCGTCCGGGTCCATGCCGAGCGCGGCGGACAGCTGCTCATTGTGCCGGCGCTGGGAGCAAGTGAGCTCGGCACGCCACTCTCCGCTCCAGACAATGCGAGTTGGTGTGACACGGTGAATGAAGCCGAACTGCCGCTCACGGCCACACGGGGGCGCGGTGTCCTGTTAACCCTCCAAGAAccggacattttttttttaacttaattagATCCTATTGAAAAACTATGGAGGCTTTGCTATTACATTAACATTTCAAGACCGTCATTGACATCGGTGAATTCAGAGACGTCTGCTTCAAGATTAATTGTCTAAATGAATTAGTACTGAGACACAAGCTGCTTTTAGTGGAGGAAAACCCAATGGATTGTGCTGCTATACCACCACGTGTTAGTCAGAAAGGTTTTTGTCTAGGGCTAAAATGGTCACTCGCCTAATTCAAACTGCTGCAAAGACTTAACGGAGAATAACACCCCCATTCAATGCAGAGCAGTGCGGACAGAGAAACGGGCAAAACCGTTAAATGCTTGAACTTTAAGTGACATTATATACATTAGGAACTACTGAGGTTTTCGATGTAaagtattagaaaaaaaagactcaTGAATTTGCTTTTCTGAGCCACatatctggaaaaataaaaacgcaaaaaaaaattctacgtCTTCTAACACAAGTTCTATGCCAAACAGTCACGAAATACACACTTATGCAGCGCTTTCAGACAACCCAGCCATACTATGCTGAAATAAATAGTTGCCGCTCCTATTGGTCGGCGCGTAGGATGACGTTTCCAATAAGCCATTTCTTATTGGTGAGATTAATTTCGAAAGGACCCCGCCTTTAGCGTGCAGCTGGCTTTCATTGGTGCTTTCAATCAAAACGTCATAACCCTGAGACGAACTGTAGGGGGGTACATTTTGACAGTAGTAGAGATGGCGACGTTCGTAGGAGAGCGTTGGAGGAGCGAGTTGCCTGGACATGATTTATTCACCAAACTCCGTGAAAACCTCGATCGTGACTTTAGAGGAAGCGGTAGGACGCCAGCCAAGAACCTGGCCTTCTGCTTAAATGGAGATTTATTTGTGTGGGACGAAGCCAACAGCGTTTTTTATACGACGAACCTGCGACAGCTAGATGTTTCGGATGGAGCAAATTATCAGGTTCGGCTTGGATGGGAATGTCTTCACTGTAGTTATCGATGACATCTTTTAGTTGCTTTATGTAAacataaagttattttaaaaagctacGATAAGACCAATGCAACAGGTTTCTTCCAAGTACTCGGGGCTTCATAAACGACACAATGAGCTAGCTGCAGTAGTTCATCTTTCCGTTACGTTACGATGCCTGTTTTCCTCGGTGGATTCAAGTTTACTCCCTCATCACTCTAGTTAAGATATCATTGCACGTTTTTGTAATGATGTTGTAAGCTGCAATCCTTACAACACATTTTAACGACTGAACTGTGGGTTTTAGCAAAAAAATTCACAGTGTGAATCAGGGTAATATCATTGCTGTATTTTACAGCCTGTTGGTATTACACTGTGTAACTTTTGTACATGTGGAACTTTGTGAGTTTATACCATTCCTCTTATTTTGTGATGTTGAATTATAAACAGCTGGTTGCACCGTGTAACTACATCTATCAGATTATTGTATTGACATCATGTACATCCATGATGCCTATTACTCACAGAGTAAGTAGCTGTATTTGCTGATATTTAGCACAGAGAATCAGTGATGCATGAGGGCGGAATGTAGTGGCAGAGATGTTGTACCTAGCAGTGCTGGGCAGGATGTATCTCATTGCGGTTAGTTCCCTCTTTTCCTCTGCAGACCCTGATGTGTATCAACCCACCGCTGTTTGAAGTctaccaggtgctgctgagcCCCACGCAGTACCATGTGGCTCTGATCGGGCGCCGGGGAGCCAGTGTGCTGGAGCTGCCCCAGCGATGGGGAAAGAGATCGGAGTTTGAGGGGGGCCGTCCACGGATTAACTGCAAGTGGGTACTCCTTAGTTTGACAAGAGTACAGCTGAGGGGTCGTTTTCAAATTAGGTGATGTAATTAATGGTGTACCGCAAGGACCTGTACTAGGAtcactgctcttcctaatttatagaATTGATCTACATTCTAATACAGTTAGTAAAGGTGTCAAGTTTTCTGATGATACCAAATTAGGAAGATTAGTAAACATTCTAGAAGAGGGAATTacaattcaaaaagatttagataaaattcaagactgctGAACACCCTACAGCTGACATTTAATATAGATGAATGCATGCAGGTCACAAAAACGTAATCTTTAAATAGAAATTGGGGAAATGTGGAGCTAGGAGAGGCTAGGAAAAAACTTGGGTGTTGATGGTGACACATTCGCTTACATCTTCTGGACAATGTGGGAAAGCAATAAGAAAGGCAAATGGAATGTTAGGCTGTATTGTGAAAAGTGTAGAATTCAAATCAATGGATGTCAAGGTGaaattgtataatgcactaGACAGGTTAAAAACTAGATAGTTTAaaatactgtgtacaattttgtttGTCACAATACAAAAGTTGCTGCTATTCTGAAATCCATCCAAAGAAGAGCAACCATATACATTGaatgtcctgcactgacaggaTGAAAGAACTGAACCCTACTGAAGACTACCAGAGTACACGATGAAAGCATCACAATTCTCAAAGGCGTTGACAGGCAGCCCGtaagacattttcaaaatggAGTTTTCACAAGTGGAAGCTacatgaaagtgcatttaaaagcaaaaatagaaggcacttctttaccttAAGGCATAAAGACtgtggaacaagcttcccagccatgtggttgatgTTGATACTTggcttcattcaagaaacagctggatgagatcgtTGGATCAAGTAACTACTTCTGATCAAGATGTGTTGTGACCAGCAGGGTTAGATGGTCCGTGAGGTCACAACACAGCTTCTGCAGAAAGAGCTGTACTGGGCTGCAGGGAAGCAAACAACAATATTCAATGAGGCCACtattaatttattgtattttacagtTCGCAATTCAGCTACTTATAGATGGGGGCTTGGAAATGTATAGGGGTATAACACAAATCATCATGGAGAAACACAACATCTTGAAGGTCCTGACCTGTGCATCACCCTGTCGGGTTCCATCCGCAGTGTCTTGCAGCTGCGCTTCAGAGTTGTGAGAATCTGCTGAAATAGCTGCTTGACAGCCctgcaaaaatgcaaaactgcATGGAGTTGTGGCAATCTGTACTACAGAACAACCAATCAGACTGAAAATCATGTATGAACAGCAGCACTTTAAATTTTCTCACAAGTAATTCAGTGGTTGTCCAGTTTCTACAGGTgcagtttttcatttcagtaaaatttaaatttagcaGCATCCAAAAAGTATATAACCACAAATGCTATATATCTCACTCTCAGCACACGATAAAAACTTTCAGAAGAGGGTTTTCAGTGTTGGGCAATCTTTTTGTGACCTGACATGCCTCAATGACCAAGAATGAGCCTGTGGCTGTAATAATGGATTAATTATAAACTGCAAAATTCCTCATGTTTGTACATAACACTGACCATCAAGACCTAAAGAGCCATGCAGTGCCTCTGGAGGAGCTGCCCAAGGCTAGTCAGGCTAGCTCTGCAGTGCACAGTGTATAGCAGAGAGCTTTTCTCTTGGAGTCCTCTTGGGAGGAAATTGTATAACTCGTTGAAGGAAGGAATGACGCTAGATTGTATTGTCTGCACGGCAAACAGGCTACAGTCCCTGGAGATGGCTAAAGTTGTCTGAAACAATTCCAGGGTTATAAAAAGAAAGCACACCCACCAGCAATATTGCATTTGTTTACATACCTGTATAAGGGCATTTAAATTTGATCTGAGGCCTAAACACGCAGCTACAACAAGTTATTTAGTTGTTAAAATGGAGGTCCTGTTAAAAACACTGCTCCCTGTCTGCTCAGGACCATTCCTGTGGCTGAGCGCTTCTTCACCAGCTCGGGCTCCGTGATCCTGAGAGACGTGGCCTGGTACCCCAGTGAGACCGAGGAGCCCCACCTGGTCCTGCTCACATCTGACAACACGCTAAGGTAGGGGTCTCCTTCAAGAGGCACGAGGCGGGAAGCCATTCTGCTGAGGCTCCCCGAGACTGCTCCAGTGCAGAACTGTCAGTACTGGAGCTGGGTATTGATTTGTTAAGTagtggcattgctgcctcgcagtgctggacctggggtgctgtcatgcgaggagtttgtatgttcttcccttgtttgtatgggtttcctcccacagtccaaagacgtactggtaggttaattggcttctgggaaaattgaccctggtgtgagtgtgtgtgtgtgagccctttgatggactggcttcccatccggggcgtaccctgccttgggCCTGCTGTTTGCTGAGTTAGGCTCCCTTTTGACCCTGTTTTGGatgaaagtggttagaaaatggatggatgatttgtttaattttaaataatgttcctTGTTGCTTATAACTCTTTTTTTGTCTGCACTCTCTTCtcaagataaagataagatatgatttattgtattaggattttgtctttttgcagaccccaacttgctctccatgagacacacagacagggagagaagctgggggtcagagcgcagggccggtcatttatacggcgcccctggagcagttggggttaagggccttgctcaggggcccaacggagtaggattcctctgccggccgcaggatacgaaccggcaaccttccagccacaggcacagatcctgagtcacagagccaccacaccgccccaACGGAATAGTCAAAATATCATTTTCATAAAAGAAAGCAATTGGTAGAATGCGAGTGTTGATCGAAAAGAACAGATTTAAAATTCTTACAGACAGCAATTGACATTGAACCGTGGGTGTTTATTGGAATTTGCAGTGTTCAGTTTTGTAATGGAAGTGTCAAGGTTGACTACCCATCAAGTGATGCAGGTCAAGAGCTCTAAATTCCTCTTCCTTCAGCTGCCTGCCAATGCTCTTTCCACAGGTTCTACAATCTGAAGGAGCCCCAGTCTCCGGCCCGGGTcctctgtctgtctcagtgTGAAGAGGAGAATGCTGTCCGCACACAAGGGTACCCCTGCGTTCTGTAACTCCTCATTAACACCTGGAAAACTGCTCTTGTGACGTTTAATTAGCTCAATTAAGTCATTAAGGTCTGAAGTGGTGGTAAGAAAACCAGTAATAAGTGCAGCATTTGACTACAGTTGCCTTCCTCTGCTTAGAAGTACCTTCTTGTCCTCCAGAGGTCTGTGAATTTCCATTCAGACAGTAGCTGCATGAGCTGATCCCTCGTCTCGATGGCAGGCTTGTCAGTTTCTCTTGGGCTCCTGGTGTTGCAGGCGGTCCTACGCGGCCTCGCTGGGGGAGATCGCGGTGGCGTTTGACTTTGGGCCGCTGGGCTGTGCTCCTCGCCAGCTCCTGGGACAGCGGGTGAAGGAGGAGGTCCTGGCGTACCCTCTGTACATCCTGTATGAGAATGGGGAGACCTACCTGACCTACATCAGCCTAGCGCACAGGTCAGTACTCTGCAGGAGGAGAAAAGAGTGTTTTATGCGATTGTCCGGAAAAGCGCTAAGTGTGaggatcatcatcatcatcaataaATTACCCTCTACCCTAGATGTATAGTTAATTCTGAACTGGCATGTCCTTGTTTCCTGTTCAGTTTGGAAGGTCTGGAACTTGTGGAGTGAAACTCAGTTCCCCGTGTGTGAGATTAGGTTCTGATTGTCCAGCCTGAGTGAAGAGTGAGTTTGTGTAGTAGGGCTCCAGCGCACTGGTCACCACGTGTCATGCTTGTGTCCTGCAGCGGGGGCAGTCTGGGAAAGCCCCTGGGCCCTCTGCCCATGCACCCCGCGGCTGAGGACAACTACGGCTATGATGCCTGCGCCGTGCTCTGCCTGCCGTGTGTGCCCAACATCCTGGTCATCGCCACCGAGACGGGCACGCTGTACCACTGCGTAGTGCTGGAGGCTGAGGAGGATGAAGAGGCTGGGGTGAGTGCCCGCAGCGGGCAAGAGGGGCACGTCCTAAGTGTGTCAGGCAGGGGAGTGGGAGGGGGGAAGGTTGGGTAACTTCTTGCAGATGACAGAGCATGAAAGCTTTTAACTTCAGTGAGATTCGGCTGGTTATATTGTAGTTATATACAGTGCCGCTAGAAAGTCTACACAACCTTGGCAAAGTAACACATTTGACGGCCTAACAGCCAGAAATCAAGACGTGAAATCAGAATTGATTTCACTTTATGTACCCGTTGTCATACATGACCTtcaggtgaaaaacaaatgcttgaAAAGTAATTGCAAACAAAATCTCGAAAAATGGGTTGGATAAGTGTCCATACTCCTTAGTTGGTACTTGAATTGCTTGAATTTTGACCATAAATCAATTTTACCCACGTACTGCAGCTCACCTAGATTTGGCAGTGCTTGTCCCTGCCTTCTCACAGAACTGTTCAAGCTCAGTCAAACTTTGGAAAGGGTGTGTCGATTTTCTATGGAATTTCAAGTacggagctgcgtcagcatgcgtaggctgtaaaggaccaggtgaaggtttattccaggctgaaaggaaaagaaaagagatgcaACATTTCGGCTGGAGTTGCCTTCTTCAGGAAGAAGGGTGTACACTGTACTCGGGAAGAGGGCTctccagctgaaatgttgtcacTGCATATATGGTGTGCAAGAGAAAACGTTGAAAGATGTTTTAGTGGAACTAAGTACTGTGCATTCAGACACGAGGTCTGGGAGTCAGTGTGGTTGGGAAGTGCGTGGCCGGCGCAGTAATGGCGCGTCTCGCCCGAGCAGGCTGGCGAGCGCTGGGCGCGGGGCTCCGAGGCCGTGCCCTCGCTCTACGTGTTCGAGTGCGTGGAGCTGGAGCTCACGCTGAAGGTGGCGGCgggcagggaggaggaggaggccctGGAGTCCGACTTCACCTGTCCGATCAGACTCCACAGAGGTGAGGGGCGAGGTGGTTGGGATCTCGTAATTCTGGAAGCACTGAGCTGGTTCTGCTGTTGGCCAAGCTCACATTTCTCACTGCAGGGTTGCTAGACGTCCCACGCAGTTCGGTGTGGCTTGGAAGCAGGTTTATTAGGAAAGGCCCTCCGGAGAGCCAAGCAGGGAGACCCCATCATTTTCTCAGAGATCAGCTCTACAGCTCGGGCATTTCTAGGTGCTTTCTTATAcccaagacatacagtagtttgaacAGCCTCCCTTGGTACCATGAAAGTGGTGTTGGGGGAAAAACACATTCTACTGGTTATCTCTGGACTTTGCAAACATCACTGAAGTTCAGCTGCCAGACTCTCTTTAGCTTACATAAACACCCATCACTGCAGAGTCACACAACAGGAGGGCTGTCTGCTTTTCTAACCCTAAAGCAACAAATATCTCACTGAATTTTACATTCTCCTTCCAAACCCATGTTGCCTCCTGCTCTGCCATTTTTGTACGGGTTTCCTAAACTTGAGAAAATAGACAGATCTTCAGCACTATATGAATTCTTGAATGTTCTCAAGTAAGAATACCGACTAGCCttagaacattttaatttcattttcagttagcGTGTGGTGCTCAGCTGAACTGTCACTGTCCTAAGGTGGGCAAAGATAAATATGGCATCAAAACGAGTAGGTCAGCCTGATCAGAAGAGTTGCTTAACCTCCAAGTCTTTGACAGCAGTGTCTGTCTGGTGTTTGCAGACCCTCTTTGCCAGCAGAGGTACCACTGTACCCATGAAGTAGGTGTCCACAGCGTGGGACTCACCTGGGTCAACAAGCTGCATAAATTCCTCCAGTCAGGTGGGTGAAATGGTGGACAAGGATCTTGGTTGTAAAACACTACGTATTTTGGCCACTGTTCTGTAGACCTTGAATGTGAGCATTAGCAGTAGTTTGGGCCGGTGAGGCCTTACGAACTGGGTTTTCTGGCTCTCCTGGCAGATGAAGAGGACAAGGACAGCCTGCAGGAGCTGGCGGCTGAGCAGCGCTGCATGGTGGAACACATCCTGTGCACCCGGCCGCTCAGCAGCAGGTATGGGAGACCAGGAAAAGCCTCTTGGCTTGTCTGTTGGCAAGGAAAGGGCGATAGAAGGAGCGACGGTCATTTCACTTAAATGATCTAAATCTTAGGAGGAAAAACTAATGCGGCAGATTGTTTTGCTTCATGCATTTCAGCCTCTCTAGTGATCTGTTTTCCCCTGTCTTGCTCCAGCTCTTCAGCTCCTGTCCGAGGTTTCTGGATTGTGTCAGACCTCTCCCTCGGAGCCACCATGATCTGCATCACCAGTACCTACGAGtgtctcacactccccctgctGTACGACTCACACACTGCACCCTCCCGATGGGGATTTTCACACTTCTTTCTTTCATGCTTTGGAAATGGTGTATACAGATCAACCCAGCTAAATGTTGATTTGATCTATGAAATGCCTGTATCTGTTGCCACAAACTGAAATGTAAAGCAATTACCTTATGAAAACATGCaaatttattgaaaatattttgaatgtagTGTGCATTATTTGTGCCAAATGCCATTACAAGCAGCACTCTACACTTTTAGACAAGAATATTGCATTGCAAATACTTCGATGTACAAGTTTTGCATggatacattattattatattattatattatttgtatGTTGAATGTATTGCAATAATATGGAAAATAGCAAGACAGTATGAAAATAGGTTAAATTTTGCAGGTGTTCTGCTGCACTCAGCTTCCAGGAGAAACACTTACTTTGTCTCTTATTGAAGGAGCTCCATTCGGCCACACTCCCCTCCCCTGCTGTGTTCCCGCCCAGGGGCGGGGCTTGGCAGCTCTCCCTTGCGCGGATTGGCTGAGGATTCCTTCGAGCAGCACATCCGCAACATTCTGGCTCGCAGCTCAACCAATCCCTTGCTCCTGAGGTAAGGTTGAACTTTTTTGTAGCAAAGGTTTGATGGAATTAAACTTAAGCACTCTTACAGCAGAACTGGGAACAGGTAGATATAGTCAATAGAAGCAGGAAAACATGTTAAAGGTGCAaaactaatattttaaattaaaaaaaatggaatattggcatttaataaaacattgacaaaaccaggac
Encoded here:
- the nup88 gene encoding nucleoporin 88 yields the protein MATFVGERWRSELPGHDLFTKLRENLDRDFRGSGRTPAKNLAFCLNGDLFVWDEANSVFYTTNLRQLDVSDGANYQTLMCINPPLFEVYQVLLSPTQYHVALIGRRGASVLELPQRWGKRSEFEGGRPRINCKTIPVAERFFTSSGSVILRDVAWYPSETEEPHLVLLTSDNTLRFYNLKEPQSPARVLCLSQCEEENAVRTQGRSYAASLGEIAVAFDFGPLGCAPRQLLGQRVKEEVLAYPLYILYENGETYLTYISLAHSGGSLGKPLGPLPMHPAAEDNYGYDACAVLCLPCVPNILVIATETGTLYHCVVLEAEEDEEAGAGERWARGSEAVPSLYVFECVELELTLKVAAGREEEEALESDFTCPIRLHRDPLCQQRYHCTHEVGVHSVGLTWVNKLHKFLQSDEEDKDSLQELAAEQRCMVEHILCTRPLSSSSSAPVRGFWIVSDLSLGATMICITSTYECLTLPLLSSIRPHSPPLLCSRPGAGLGSSPLRGLAEDSFEQHIRNILARSSTNPLLLRAGEKDSAPPPSECLQLLSRATQVFREEYILKQDLAREEMERRVKLLGEQKKKQLEDLALCREERKSLREMAERLAEKYEDARYRQEAIMNRMKQVLGSLRCQLPVLSDSEKDMRKELQTISDQLRHLGNGIKQVTMKMDYQKKQMEKGMTTPRTSLALNANQRKCVQSVLKEQSEHIADMMKQIKDIKNHFSF